Proteins encoded in a region of the Halothiobacillus diazotrophicus genome:
- the soxB gene encoding thiosulfohydrolase SoxB, whose amino-acid sequence MNLSRREFLQMLAAASAAGISLETAQAGTGMQTVAHSVKANRASGNMYEIPKFGNVHILHYTDIHAQLNPIHFREPSINLGIGSMEGHPPHLVGEAFLKYFGLKPNTPEAHAFTCINYVEAAKKFGKVGGYAHLLTLVKHMKAQRPGALVMDGGDNWQGTGLALWTNAQCQIDAQKIFGLDAFTSHWEATYGKDRMMDGIKQLEAAGNMTFVAQNIRNQDFEDRVFKPYIIREENGVKVAIVGQAFPYTPIANPAWMVEGWTFGINPEDMQDVVNKARKDGAEVVIVLSHNGMDVDLKMASQVSGIDAIMGGHTHDAIPRPTIVKNPGGKTIVTNAGSNSKYLGVLDIDYRNGKLQDFKYHLLPVFSDFIEPDKEMAAFIEKATNQDVTFQGKTFNAKKRLDEVVATNDGLLYRRGNFTGSWDQLICQALIDENDCEISFSPGVRWGTTLIPGEPITYEDLMTEVGLTYPNVTVNEFTGEQIKGILEDVCDNIFNKDPYYQQGGDMVRIGGMTYACAPNESKGKRISEMALNGKPLDPKKKYKVAGWASVHKPGQIPGDTGKMIWDQVEHWLRDKKHIKPVKINEPKLIGVKGNPGLTKC is encoded by the coding sequence ATGAATTTATCTCGTCGGGAATTTTTGCAAATGCTGGCTGCGGCATCCGCCGCCGGCATCAGCCTTGAGACCGCGCAAGCGGGCACGGGCATGCAAACCGTCGCCCATTCGGTCAAGGCCAATCGTGCCTCGGGCAACATGTATGAAATCCCCAAGTTCGGTAACGTGCACATCCTGCACTACACCGACATTCATGCGCAGCTGAACCCGATCCATTTCCGCGAGCCCAGCATCAACCTGGGCATTGGTTCAATGGAAGGTCATCCGCCGCATCTCGTCGGCGAGGCATTCCTGAAGTATTTCGGCCTGAAGCCGAATACCCCGGAAGCGCACGCGTTCACCTGCATCAACTACGTTGAAGCGGCCAAGAAGTTCGGCAAGGTCGGCGGTTATGCCCACCTGCTGACCCTGGTCAAGCACATGAAGGCCCAGCGTCCCGGCGCGCTGGTCATGGACGGTGGTGACAACTGGCAGGGTACCGGCCTGGCGCTGTGGACCAACGCCCAGTGTCAGATCGACGCCCAGAAGATCTTCGGTCTGGATGCCTTCACTTCCCACTGGGAAGCCACCTACGGCAAAGACCGCATGATGGACGGTATCAAGCAGCTCGAAGCCGCCGGCAACATGACCTTCGTTGCCCAGAACATCCGTAACCAGGATTTCGAAGACCGCGTATTCAAGCCGTACATCATCCGCGAAGAAAACGGCGTGAAAGTGGCAATCGTCGGTCAGGCGTTCCCGTACACCCCGATCGCCAACCCGGCCTGGATGGTTGAAGGCTGGACCTTCGGTATCAATCCGGAAGACATGCAGGATGTCGTCAACAAGGCCCGTAAGGACGGCGCCGAAGTCGTCATCGTTCTGTCCCACAACGGTATGGACGTGGATCTGAAGATGGCTTCCCAGGTCAGCGGCATCGACGCGATCATGGGCGGTCACACCCACGACGCCATCCCGCGTCCGACCATCGTCAAGAACCCGGGCGGCAAGACCATCGTCACCAACGCCGGTTCGAACAGCAAATACCTCGGTGTGCTGGATATCGACTACCGCAATGGCAAGCTGCAGGATTTCAAATATCACCTGCTGCCGGTCTTCTCCGACTTCATCGAACCCGACAAGGAAATGGCCGCCTTCATTGAGAAAGCGACCAACCAGGACGTCACCTTCCAGGGCAAGACGTTCAACGCCAAGAAGCGTCTGGACGAAGTCGTCGCCACCAACGACGGTCTGCTCTATCGCCGCGGCAACTTCACCGGCAGCTGGGATCAGCTGATCTGTCAGGCCCTGATCGACGAGAACGATTGCGAAATCTCCTTCTCTCCGGGGGTTCGCTGGGGTACCACCCTCATTCCGGGCGAGCCGATCACCTACGAAGATCTGATGACCGAAGTGGGTCTGACCTACCCGAACGTCACCGTGAACGAGTTCACCGGCGAGCAGATCAAGGGCATCCTCGAAGACGTTTGCGACAACATCTTCAACAAGGATCCGTATTACCAGCAAGGTGGTGACATGGTCCGTATCGGCGGCATGACCTACGCCTGTGCCCCGAACGAGTCCAAGGGCAAGCGTATTTCCGAAATGGCGCTCAACGGCAAGCCGTTGGATCCGAAGAAGAAGTACAAGGTTGCCGGTTGGGCTTCCGTGCACAAGCCGGGTCAGATTCCGGGCGATACCGGCAAGATGATCTGGGATCAGGTCGAGCATTGGCTGCGTGACAAGAAGCACATCAAGCCGGTGAAGATCAACGAGCCGAAACTGATCGGCGTCAAGGGCAATCCGGGCCTGACCAAGTGCTAA
- the tmk gene encoding dTMP kinase, translating to MTAQGVFITIEGIEGAGKSTAVSCVADWFSGRGREVLRTREPGGTPVAEDIRRILLTATEEELAEPTELLLMFAARAQHVARGIRPALDSGRVVVCDRFTDSSRAYQGAGRGIDPVVIESLASYAEQGVRPDLTLLLDLPVGIGIARAAARRGMIAKDRFEREAHEFFGRVRAGFLAIAEAHPRRVRVIDAAEPLDRVRLQIHAALAARFDEGEVGVHGGR from the coding sequence ATGACGGCGCAGGGCGTGTTCATCACGATCGAGGGCATCGAAGGCGCGGGCAAGTCGACGGCCGTGTCCTGTGTGGCCGATTGGTTCTCCGGGCGGGGGAGGGAGGTACTGCGCACCCGCGAGCCCGGCGGAACGCCAGTGGCTGAGGACATCCGCCGCATCCTGCTGACCGCGACCGAGGAAGAGCTGGCCGAACCGACCGAGTTGTTGCTGATGTTTGCGGCACGGGCCCAGCATGTGGCCCGGGGAATTCGCCCTGCACTCGATTCCGGGCGGGTGGTCGTCTGCGATCGCTTCACCGATTCGAGTCGTGCCTACCAGGGTGCCGGTCGGGGGATCGATCCGGTCGTGATCGAATCCCTGGCCAGTTACGCGGAGCAGGGTGTGCGTCCTGATCTGACCCTGCTGCTCGATCTGCCGGTGGGCATCGGCATCGCTCGAGCGGCAGCCCGGCGGGGGATGATTGCCAAGGACCGTTTCGAACGTGAGGCGCACGAATTCTTCGGGCGTGTTCGCGCGGGGTTCCTGGCGATTGCCGAGGCGCATCCCCGGCGCGTTCGTGTCATCGATGCTGCTGAACCGCTCGATCGGGTCCGGCTGCAGATTCACGCGGCTCTGGCTGCGCGTTTCGATGAGGGGGAGGTAGGCGTGCATGGCGGCAGGTAA